CATAGCGCTTTCCGCCATGTTGTCCCACTCGGTTCTCAGATTCATTAATCAGTAAATGGCGAATAGACTTCACAATTATCCCAGAGAGGAATTGCTCTCGTAATTTAAATGCTCATTAACCATTTGTACCTGTCTTTTGCCACTTGATTTTTCATTAAACCTGACTGCCGTCTTATAATTTCCCTCCACCTGAATTTACTGTACTGGATGCAAAACAAATGGACTGCATTTTCTGCTACTGCGCACCACTCACCCATGTCCTTGGAAGACATGTAAACAAAGGAAGGAGGTGCATGACCTTCCAACATAAAACCTGTAATGAAGAGGAAGGGAATTGTAGGGACTGCCATGGCCACCAACCGTCCTTGCTCAGTTGTCAGTTTCTGAACGTTTGCACAGAAGCACGCATGCATTAATtcaccatgtcacaacacaatcTTCCAGCATTACATTTTCATATGAAAAATTAAATACACGTTTCCCCCAATATTTCCTATACGATTCCCTTTTAAAGTTTCATACATGCATAAAAAAAATACTCTTCTGTAACTACCTAATATACATATACACGTATATAAAGGGCTTTGTCTCCATCTAGTGTGCAAAAGTGGAAACGGCAGGAGTCGGATCCATTTTCTGAACAACCCTCCATCTCGACCAATCATAGCGCTCGTTGTTTCTAGGTCGCCTTCTGTGTCAAGGTGGAACGACATTTTGAGAAAACTACACTGGGGGAAGAGAGAAACAACTATGTCTTCTTTAGGAAGGGCCATGGGTGTCCTTAGGGCCGGGATGCAGCTTCTTACACGTGGACCTCAGAAAATAGTAACCCGAAAGTAAGTAGCTTAACTGGTGTTATAATGTAAACGTTAGATAACAGCTAACTAGCGACGAAAGGTTGACTTCAATATCGTCCTTTATAATTAAAGAAACTATCAAGCACACGTCAGCTGTACACATACATCACTGTCTTTACAACCAGCTAGCAGTCTGACAGTAGGCATACCAAACAAGTGTTTAGAGGAAGGCGCCATGATCAGATGTTAACCGATTGGGTTGTTGGGTTTCATAAAATGTGTAGAGCGTAGCTACATTATACTGGTAAACAGTGATACCCTCAGTGCTCTGGTTTTCTGTTTCCTTTCAGAGCTGGTGGTGGACCACACATAGAGGCCCAGTACAGGCAATTCCCACAACTCACCAAGAGCCAGACGTTCCAAGCTGAGCTCCTCAGCAGTGCCATGTGGTTCTGGATCCTGTGGCACTGCTGGCATGACCCAGATGCAGTGATGGTGAATTAAATGTAGATTAGGCTCCAGTTATAGTTATGCCCTGTCCAATCTAGTTTTGCCAGTTCATAGAGGAAAATATGGAGAGAAAGCCGGTGTCCAACCCCATGATGCCTTTTCTCTCAGGGTCACTTCCCATGGCCTGATGCATCCGCATGGACAGACGAGGAACTGGGGATCCCAGCTGACGATGAGGAATGAGGTGCCCTCTACCCCACTGACCCCCAGGTGTGCCTTTTGTCCTGACCAGTACTGTTGCATCCGTCTTCGTCACAGGATCTGTGACACATCCCCAAGGGATGTTTGTCAATGAGAATGTCTTGTCCTCTGATGAAAGATTGTGTCCATCACAACAGATAGTCATAAGTTGTTGGTTTTATACGTATTTGTATTAGGATGGGAAATGGAATGCCTATTCTGTAAGTACAGTAATGATTGTTCATGCACTATAGCCGTTCTGTGTTAATATGCCCATTTCAATTAGGTTCTTTACTGTGGCATTGTTTGAAACCATAGGTGTAATTATATTCTAATAGTATTTTTCTATTTCTAGACCTTGTGTGTGTGCCCGGTCGCTACCCGAGTACCTGGCGGTCACAACGGTGTCCCGAGAGGCTTTGTTGTACATAGACCAAGAAATAAAATTAAATTTATTCTGAAACATATCTTTGGAGTGTGTACATATGGAAATCATTGACTGTATAATAACTCCTAGTTtcctgtaaaaaaacaacaatttaacAGAATCAGTTCATTTTTATATTTACAGGTCATTTTTTAAATGCTGAAACCTATTCAATGCATCAAGTAACAGTGTCACAGTAAGCCAGTGTTTGTATGGTTCAAATCATGATAAATCAAACCATCTGAAGGACTAATGCACAGAGAAGAAACATGACCATTGATAGAAAAAACACAAATAAGAGTTTACGGTAAATACTATACAATGAAAGAGAACTGCTGCTAATAACAAACCCTGCCTGCAGGCTAGTTCTTGTGCTTATTACTACACAGACGAGTGGTGAGGACTTCAACATGCAATAAGAGTTAAAAGGTGAACGTGCAGAGTTCATGGAAATGTCTGGCAATAGGATCAAACACTGTATTCCATGGAGGGGAAGACAAAAGTGTGATATGTGTCATTAGGTAAAATCTCATTAAGGGCTAAGCGATAGACCACAATTATGCCAAGGTCAGGTGCACTGCAAGTTGAACTCATAGCACAGCTTTCAAGTCAGATACTGTTCAAAGGGTGCTATTAAAGTTACTTGGTGACTGAGTAAGTCTGGATGTCATTCAGTGAAATACTCTAGACGAGAGCGAGGGTGTTTAAGGATATTGGGACAAGTGGTGTtttttttggagggggggggCTGTCAGAAGGTAGATGCTGAAAGATTGGATTTCTTGGATATTGAAATTGATACAATAGAGTTAAACATTTTTAATAGCTAGGCAGAGCTTGAGTATCATCTCCAAATAGAGATGACCAGGTTGATTTCTTCAACTTGGTCAATTCCAAAGCACAACTGCTTAGTTAAAGAAAGAAGTAGAATAAGAGTCTGGTTGGAAGAACTTGCCTTACAGTGTACATGATGTAGTTGGTGATTAAGGTAATCACCAGCTACATATCTGTGGTCATATCTGTGGCATCATTCCCTGAGAGTGAAGAACTacaaatacaaatcaa
This DNA window, taken from Oncorhynchus nerka isolate Pitt River linkage group LG23, Oner_Uvic_2.0, whole genome shotgun sequence, encodes the following:
- the LOC115118343 gene encoding NADH dehydrogenase [ubiquinone] 1 beta subcomplex subunit 2, mitochondrial-like, with protein sequence MSSLGRAMGVLRAGMQLLTRGPQKIVTRKAGGGPHIEAQYRQFPQLTKSQTFQAELLSSAMWFWILWHCWHDPDAVMGHFPWPDASAWTDEELGIPADDEE